DNA sequence from the Chryseobacterium indicum genome:
CATAAAAGTGTAAAAAAACCTGCGCCATAGAAACCAATGAAGCTCCCGCATCATTACTTCCCAATCCGAATAATTTTCCGTCTTTTTCAATAGGAACAAACGGATCTAAAGTATACGCCTTGTTGGGTTTTACGGTATCGTGATGCGTATTCAGCAAAATAGATGGCTTGAAAACATCAAAATTTTTGTTTACAGCCCAAATATTATTTTTAAAACGTTTTGTCGGAATCTGATGTTTTTTGAAAAAATTTTCAATTTCCACCGACGTGTTAAATTCGTCTTTGCTGAATGACGGAATCTCAATCAGCTTTTTTAATAATTCAACGGCATTATCCCGCAATTCTTCTTTGCTATAAACAGATTTCAGTTCCTGCATGATGGTTTTCTATATGGTTTTTTAGTTCGGTTTCTTTAATTAAGAATACTTTATTTACGTTATTTTTTACTGCTCCCAAAGCGTTTTCCAGTTTGGGAAGAATTCCTTTATGAAGTTTTCCGTCCTCTTTTAGGGTTGAAAATTCTTCTTCGGAAATATTTTTGATAACCGATTCCGGATTGTTTATATCTTCCAGAACACCTTCTTTATCAAAACAATACAACAATTCAACATCATATTTTACGGATAAAGCCTGTGCAATTACCGAAGCAATAGTATCTGCATTGGTATTGAAAAGATGTCCTTTTTTATCATGGGTAATTGCCGAAAATACAGGAACAAGTTCCAGTTTCAGCAATTTTGAAATTAATTTTCTGTTCACACTTTTCTCTGTGATATCTCCCACAAATCCGAAATCTATTTCGGCGTGTTCTCTTTTTTTGGCTTTAATTAAATTCGCATCCGCTCCCGAAAAACCAATGGCTTTACACTTTTTCTGCTGAAGTTTTGCGACGATATTTTTATTGATTCCTCCCGCGTAAACCATTGCGACAATATCCAACGTATCTTTATCGGTTATTCTCCTTCCGTTTACGAGCTTCTGTTCAATTCCGAGTTTATCGGCTAAAGTTGTTGCCAGTTTTCCTCCTCCATGTACCAGAATTTTATTTTCCTGAATTTCTGCAAACTGCTCTAAAAACTGTTCTAACAATTCCTCGTCATCAATTAATGCTCCGCCAATTTTTATGATGTATAACTTTTCTTTCATTACAAATCTTTTTTGGAAACCTCATAGGTTTTAAAAACCTATGAGGTTTGATTTATTAAGAATTCAATTCATCTAAAATTTCAGAAAAAACAGCCTGTGCAGAGAAAATCCGGTTTTTTGCCTGCTGATAAATGATTGAATTTTCACCATCCATCACCTCATCGCTCAGTTCCACATTTCGACGAACCGGAAGGCAATGCATTACTTTTGCATGATTGGTATTTTTCAGTTTTTCGTTCGTCAGCATCCAATTTTCTTTTACTTCATGCATTTTAGCATAATCATCAAAAGACGACCAGTTTTTAACATAGATAAAATCGGCATCTTTCAATGCTTCTTCCTGATTATGAATAACTTTCACATTTTTTGTAAAATTTTTATCTAAATCATACCCTTCAGGATTGGCAATGACAAAATCTACATCCATTTCCTGCATCCATTCTGCAAAGGAATTTCCCACCGCATGAGCAATCGGTTTGATGTGAGGCGCCCAGGTTAAAACCACTTTCGGTTTACTGTTTACACTGAGCTTGTCGAAGTGCCAGTTTTCGGTAATGGTGATGCAATCTGCCAGACTTTGCAAAGGATGACGTGTCGCAGATTCAAGAGAAATAACCGGAACTTTTGCATGTTGCTCAAACTGGCTTAAAATGCTTTCGTTTACATCATCTTCCTTACTTTTCATTCCTGCAAAACAACGGACAGCAATAATATCGCAATATTGATTCAACACTTCGATTGCATCTTTGATATGTTCTACCGTATCTCCGTTCATCACTGCTCCGTCTTCGAATTCCAGATTCCATGCTTCCTGAGCAGCGTTTAAGGTTAAAATATTTAAGCCTAAATTCTGAGCCGCAATCTGACTGCTTAAACGGGTTCTCAAACTTGAATTTAAAAAGACAAGTCCTATTGTTTTTCCTTTTCCTTTTTCGGGTTCTGAAAGAGGATTTTCTTTAATTTGTAGAGCTTTTTTTATGATTTGCTGTAAGTTTTCAACATCGCTTACAGAGGTGAATTTTTTCATTCTAAATAAATTTTAAAGATTTTTTACCTTACATATTTAACTGAGTTTTTAACGCTAGGCTCGCGAAGTTTTTTTTATTTAACTTGAAAATATTTTCGTTCGCAAGGGCGTTCTACTCAGCTAATGATAGTTGTGTTTGTCATTCTGTACGAAACAAATTGTAGTGAAAAATCTCTTTTTTATAATTTATAATATTACTAGATTCTTCCTTCGTCAGAATGACAGCTCGTAAATTTTCACAGGTTAAATATTCTCCAATACTTCTTTCAAAGCATTAATAAAAAGATCAGCTTCTTCTTTCTTAATATTAAGTGCCGGAAGAATCCTCAAGACCGCTTTATCATTAGAGTTTCCTGTGAAAATATGATGATGGTACAAGAGGCTGTTCCTCACTTCCGAGCAATCTCTGTCAAGTTCAATCCCAATCATCAAGCCTTTCCTTCGGATGGTTTTTATATGTGGAAAATCTTTAATTTCATTTTCAATATATTCGCCCATTTTCTGAGCATTTTCGATAAGATTTTCATCTTTCATGACATCTAAAACAGCAATTGCCGCAACACAAGCCAAATGATTTCCGCCAAAAGTCGTTCCCAATAAACCATTACTTGCCTGAAACTTAGGATGAATTAAAACGCCACCAATCGGGAAGCCATTTCCCATTCCTTTTGCAGTGGTGATGATATCTGCTTCAATCTCAAATTCCTGATGGGCAAAGAAATAACCACTTCTTCCGTATCCCGACTGAACTTCATCTAAAATCAAAACAACATTGTATTTTTCGCATAATTCTTTGATTTTAGTTAAAAATTCAACTGTTGGAATCATAATTCCGCCCACTCCCTGAATTCCTTCAATGATGACGGATGAAATTTCGTTTCCCTGCTTTTCAAAAACTTCTTCGAGCTGTTCGATATTGTTCCATTCAGTTTTAATGAATCTTTCATCATAATTCACCGGAGCTACAATTTTAGGATTGTCCGTCACCGAAACGGCTGCCGAAGTTCTTCCATGAAATGATCCTGAAAAATACAGCACTTTGTTTTTTTCGTTATGAAAAGACGCCAATTTTAAAGCATTTTCATTCGCTTCAGCTCCTGAATTACATAAAAACAAATTGTACTCTTCCAAACCTGAAAGTTTTCCCAATTTTTCAGCCAGTTCAGCCTGCAATTCATTCTGAACCGAATTTGAATAGAAAGATATTTTATCTAATTGATTTTTTAACTGAGCTTGATAATGGGGATGGTTGTGACCGATGGATATCACCGCATGACCTCCGTAAAAATCAAGATATTTTTCTCCTTTATCGTCCCAGAGAAATGATCCCTGCGCTTTTACCGGATTGATGTTGAATAATGGATATACGTTGAATAAATTCATGTCTATTTATAAATGATAATTGATGTTTGATGAATGATTCATCTTTATTATATTTTTCTTTTGTCTTGAAACAAAAGAAATAAAAATTCAAGACTTGGAAACTTCCGCTAAAAAATATTTTTGTTCTCTAAAAATTCTAAAACTTGCGCGAAATTAGCATTTGCTCTTCGGTTCTACATTTGTTTCGCGCTTCAAACAGTAGAATTTTCTTAACGTTCACAAAACTATTTTTCTTAACGCTCCATTTTCTTAAGTCGGTTTTGATTGAGTTGTAAAAATTCACGATTGACCTATTGACTATTCACGTTTAAAACGCTGTCGCTTTCAAGTTCAATCCTAAATTCTCTTCCCAGCCCATGGCAATATTCATATTTTGAACCGCCTGTCCGGAAGCACCTTTTAACAAATTGTCAATCGCTGAGTGAATGACCGCAACATTCCCACATTTTTCAATCTGTATCACACAGCGATTGGTATTGACAACCTGCTTTAAATCAATTGCTTTTCCGCTTACCTGTACAAAAGGTTCCTCTGCATAAAAATCTTCAAACAACTGATAGATCTGTGAAAGTTCTGCATCTGTTTTCACGGTAGAACTTGTAAAAATTCCTCTCGCAAAATCTCCCCTCCATGGAACAAAATTCAGACTGATTTCCTGGTTATTAAAAGAAATTAATTGCTGTAAAATCTCATCCACATGTTGATGTGTTAAAGTTTTATACGCTGAAATATTATCGTTCCTCCAAGTAAAATGTGTGGTTGCCTGTAAAGACTGACCCGCACCTGTGGAACCTGTGATTCCTGTTGTATACACTTCATTCAACAACCCTTTTTGAGCTAAAGGAAGTAAAGCCAGTTGAATTGCTGTTGCAAAACATCCCGGATTGGCAATACTTTTAGCGTCCGAAAGTTGTTTTTTATTGATTTCGGGCAATCCGTAGATAAAATTTCTGTTTCCGAAATTTCCATCGAGGCGAAAATCGTTCCCTAAATCAATCACCAATGTTTCATCTTTTACGGGATTCTGAATCAGCCAATTCTGACTTTCTTTGTGAGGAAGGCATAGAAAGAGAATATCGACTTCTTCAGACTGATCCGTTAAAACCATTTCACAAACCGTCGTTAAATCCGGGTACAAGTCTGAAATTTTTATTCCCGAATTTGAACGGCTATATAAAAAACTCAATGATACATTGGGATGAAAAACCAACAGACGAACCAGCTCGCTTCCTGTGTAACCGTTGGCTCCGATGATTCCAATTTTCTTTTTCATTTCATTATTTTCCATAGGTTTTCACCTAAGGTTATTTATATTGAACCCTTCGGGTTCTTTGTTTGTATTGATCTTTTAATCCATAGGTTTTACCTACGGCTATTCGTATTGAACCCTTCGGGTTCATTGGTCTTCGACTCTCTTGCAGCCCGACTTGAACGGAAATCCTTTTATGAGGAGGAACGACGAATAAAAGATTGGGAGTGGAAGGCGGATAAAGCTGCCCAAATTTTATTTATTAATCTGATGATATATGTTTAAAGAATTGCTTACAATCTTTGTGTAGCCTTTTACATCTTCGCCTGTCCATGCCCTGTTTGCTTCTCCGTAGCTTCCGAATTTGTCTGACATCAGATCGTGCTCAGATTCAATTCCATTCAAAATAAATCGGTAAGGATGAAGGGTTACAAATACTTTTCCGCTGACTGTTTTTTGAGAATCAACAAGAAAAGACTCGATATTTCTCATCACAGGATCTAAGAAAAGTGCTTCGTGAAGCCAGTTTCCGTACCAGTCGGATAATTGGGACTTCATCATCTGCTGATATTTTGAAAGCGTATGTTTTTCTAATAAATGATGCGCTTTGATGATTACTGAAGCCGCTGCTGCCTCAAAACCTACTCTTCCTTTGATTCCGACAATGGTATCTCCTACGTGAATATCACGACCGATTCCGTAAGCCGAAGCCAATTCTTCAATTTTCTGAATTGCGTAAACCGGATGTTCAAAATTTTCACCATTTACGGCTACAATTTCACCATTTTTAAACTCAATCTTCAGTTCAGAGGGTTGATTTTCTTTAATTTGTGACGGAAAAGCTTCTTCAGGAAGATAATTTCTTGAAGTCAGCGTTTCTTTTCCGCCAACTGAAGTTCCCCAAAGTCCTTTATTCACAGAATATTGTGCTTTCTGAAATTCCATTTCATAACCGTGATTTTTCAAGAATTCAATTTCTTCTTCACGGGAAAGAGCCATATCACGAATGGGTGTAATGATCTCTACATTCGGACACATTACCTGAAAAATGAGATCAAAACGAACCTGATCATTTCCCGCTCCTGTACTTCCATGGGCAATTGCATCCGCTCCGATTTCGATCGCATATTTTGCAATTTCCTGCGCCTGAATGGTACGCTCCGCGCTTACAGACAAAGGATAGGTATTGTTTTTCAGAACATTTCCGAAAATCAGATATTTTACACAAGAATTGTAATAATCTTCCTGAGCATCAACGCACCTGTATTCTTTTACCCCAAGATCCAGGGCTTTTTTCTCCAATTCTTTTTCTTCATTTTTGGAAAAACCTCCGGTGTTTACAGTAACTGCATACACATCATACCCCAGTGTTTCGCTGAGATATTTGGCGCAGTAAGAGGTATCGAGACCTCCGCTAAATGCTAAAACTACTTTCTTGCTCATTATTGTATCTGTTTTCAGACTGATTATTTTCAGTGCTGTTTTTTGTATTATCGGGAACGAAAAGCATTGCTGTGCAAAGACAGTTTTTCCGTTCTTTTTTCATTAAAATATCATAATTCACGCAGCTTTTGCAGCCGTTCCAGAATTCTTCATCCTGAGTAAGTTCAGAATAAATAACGGGTTTATATCCTAAATCGCTGTTGATCTTCATCACCGCCAAACCGGTAGTTAAACCGAAAATTTTAGCGTTTGGGTATTTTTTTCGGGACAAAGCGAATACTTTGTCCTTGATTAAGGTTGCCACTCCCAAATGCCTGAATTCCGGAGAAACAATAAGCCCGGAATTGGCAACAAACTGTCCGTGAGACCATGTTTCTATATAACAGAAACCCACCCACTTTCCTTTATCAGTGGCGACTACAGCGTTTCCATCAGTAATTTTTTTACTGAGATACTCGATGGAACGTTTGGCAATCCCCGTTCCTCTGCGCTGTGCGGAATCGTACATTTCCTGCTGTATTTCACTCACATACATCAGATGCATGGATGAGGAAATTTCTATTTCCATTTATTTATCTAATTTTTTTGGCAAATTTAAAATATAATTTCTTTTAAAACCAAATAAAAAAGATAATTTTATTGAATTAAATTAATAAACAGGTAATTTTATCTTTACATGAAATTAATATTTTGCTAAATTATTATATATTTGCTAAAAAGATATAGTTATGGAAAATCGCTGTCCGAAATGCAACACAGACAAAGTGGTAAAAAGCGGAATTGTAAACAACAAACAACGCTTTTTATGTAAAGACTGCAACTATTATTTCACGGTAAAAAAACTGGGAAAACAAATAGATGATTACTACGTAACCAAAGCTTTACAGCTCTATCTCGAGGGATTGAGTTTTCGTGAAATTGAAAGAATTATAGGCGTTTCTCATGTGACGATCAGTTCATGGATCAAGAAATACAATATTACAAGACCTCCTCATTCTGAGTTTCATCCGGTATATAAAATCCTAAAACAAAATGAGCTGATTGACTATATGAGTAAAGAAGAAAATCTGAAAAATTCAGGATTAATTATCACTCAGTTTGCAGACAAATATATGCTGATAAAATGGGAAAGATTTAAGAAATAATTTTAAAATCAATTGAAAATAAATGAATTGAGAATTTAAAATCCTGCTCAATACCAATAAATACTAAACTCAAAACTTAGAACTTTAAGATCTATCTATATACTTACCATTAATATATATTAAATTTCTTTAAATAAATTTTTAATTACAATTTGGCTTTCACAAAAAAAAACGCCAAAAATTGATAATTTATGAAGAAATTAATCACTTTTATTGGATTGGCTTTAATCAGCAATTCTTTACACGCTCAAGGTTCACCGGATTATGGAAGCGGATTAAAAATTAATCTCAATCAGCAGGGCGATAAATATGTCAGGTTCATTTTATGGGATCAGTTTTGGTTGAGGAACACGCAAATGAATCCGGGAAGTATGGTTGGCGGAGAACCCACAGACAATTCATGGAGTCTGGGAAACAGGAGATTACGTACTTTGGCGTACGCTCAGATTTCCAAAAGATATATGATCTTAGCGCATTTTGGGATTAACAATCAGACATTTATCAATGGAGGCGGTTCGGGAACTTCAGGAACAGGAGGTTATGGAAATGGTAAAAAACCGCAGCTCTTTTTTCATGATGCATGGAATGAATACGCTGTATTTCTACCCGGAGAAGCAGGAAAATTTACCTTGTCTTTAGGAGCGGGACTGCATTACTACATGGGACTTTCCCGAATGACGATGGCATCAACATTAAACTTCCTTACGGTTGACTCCCCTATTTTTACGTGGCCATTAATCGATAATTCTGATCAGTTTGCGAGACAACTGGGAATGTTTGCGAAAGGCAAATACGGAAAACTGGAATACCGTTTCAGTTTAAACAAGCCTTTTGCAACGGATTTAACTCCGGTAAATGTTACCGATCCTGCTAAAGCGGTTGCCGTGGACAACAATGGAAACCCCAATTTTTCAAAAGCCGGATATGTAGAGTATCAGTTTTTAGATGAAGAATCCAATGTATTGCCTTTCAAAGTGGGTTCTTATCTGGGAACCAAAAAAGTTTTTAATCTTGGCGCAGGATTTTACCATCAAAAAGACGGAACCCGAACTTCTGTAAATTCCACTGTTGAAAAGCACGACATCACCCTTGTTGCAGTAGATGCTTTTGCAGATATTCCTTTGGGAAATGCTAAAAATAAAATGGCAGTTTCCGCGTATGCAGGTTATTACAACTATCAGTTTGGTCCGAATTACGTGAGAAATTTAGGAATTATGAATATCGCTGCTTCTGATCCGAATTTTACGGGAAGC
Encoded proteins:
- the argB gene encoding acetylglutamate kinase gives rise to the protein MKEKLYIIKIGGALIDDEELLEQFLEQFAEIQENKILVHGGGKLATTLADKLGIEQKLVNGRRITDKDTLDIVAMVYAGGINKNIVAKLQQKKCKAIGFSGADANLIKAKKREHAEIDFGFVGDITEKSVNRKLISKLLKLELVPVFSAITHDKKGHLFNTNADTIASVIAQALSVKYDVELLYCFDKEGVLEDINNPESVIKNISEEEFSTLKEDGKLHKGILPKLENALGAVKNNVNKVFLIKETELKNHIENHHAGTEICL
- a CDS encoding acetylornithine carbamoyltransferase encodes the protein MKKFTSVSDVENLQQIIKKALQIKENPLSEPEKGKGKTIGLVFLNSSLRTRLSSQIAAQNLGLNILTLNAAQEAWNLEFEDGAVMNGDTVEHIKDAIEVLNQYCDIIAVRCFAGMKSKEDDVNESILSQFEQHAKVPVISLESATRHPLQSLADCITITENWHFDKLSVNSKPKVVLTWAPHIKPIAHAVGNSFAEWMQEMDVDFVIANPEGYDLDKNFTKNVKVIHNQEEALKDADFIYVKNWSSFDDYAKMHEVKENWMLTNEKLKNTNHAKVMHCLPVRRNVELSDEVMDGENSIIYQQAKNRIFSAQAVFSEILDELNS
- a CDS encoding aspartate aminotransferase family protein, translating into MNLFNVYPLFNINPVKAQGSFLWDDKGEKYLDFYGGHAVISIGHNHPHYQAQLKNQLDKISFYSNSVQNELQAELAEKLGKLSGLEEYNLFLCNSGAEANENALKLASFHNEKNKVLYFSGSFHGRTSAAVSVTDNPKIVAPVNYDERFIKTEWNNIEQLEEVFEKQGNEISSVIIEGIQGVGGIMIPTVEFLTKIKELCEKYNVVLILDEVQSGYGRSGYFFAHQEFEIEADIITTAKGMGNGFPIGGVLIHPKFQASNGLLGTTFGGNHLACVAAIAVLDVMKDENLIENAQKMGEYIENEIKDFPHIKTIRRKGLMIGIELDRDCSEVRNSLLYHHHIFTGNSNDKAVLRILPALNIKKEEADLFINALKEVLENI
- the argC gene encoding N-acetyl-gamma-glutamyl-phosphate reductase codes for the protein MKKKIGIIGANGYTGSELVRLLVFHPNVSLSFLYSRSNSGIKISDLYPDLTTVCEMVLTDQSEEVDILFLCLPHKESQNWLIQNPVKDETLVIDLGNDFRLDGNFGNRNFIYGLPEINKKQLSDAKSIANPGCFATAIQLALLPLAQKGLLNEVYTTGITGSTGAGQSLQATTHFTWRNDNISAYKTLTHQHVDEILQQLISFNNQEISLNFVPWRGDFARGIFTSSTVKTDAELSQIYQLFEDFYAEEPFVQVSGKAIDLKQVVNTNRCVIQIEKCGNVAVIHSAIDNLLKGASGQAVQNMNIAMGWEENLGLNLKATAF
- the argG gene encoding argininosuccinate synthase; protein product: MSKKVVLAFSGGLDTSYCAKYLSETLGYDVYAVTVNTGGFSKNEEKELEKKALDLGVKEYRCVDAQEDYYNSCVKYLIFGNVLKNNTYPLSVSAERTIQAQEIAKYAIEIGADAIAHGSTGAGNDQVRFDLIFQVMCPNVEIITPIRDMALSREEEIEFLKNHGYEMEFQKAQYSVNKGLWGTSVGGKETLTSRNYLPEEAFPSQIKENQPSELKIEFKNGEIVAVNGENFEHPVYAIQKIEELASAYGIGRDIHVGDTIVGIKGRVGFEAAAASVIIKAHHLLEKHTLSKYQQMMKSQLSDWYGNWLHEALFLDPVMRNIESFLVDSQKTVSGKVFVTLHPYRFILNGIESEHDLMSDKFGSYGEANRAWTGEDVKGYTKIVSNSLNIYHQINK
- a CDS encoding GNAT family N-acetyltransferase, with product MEIEISSSMHLMYVSEIQQEMYDSAQRRGTGIAKRSIEYLSKKITDGNAVVATDKGKWVGFCYIETWSHGQFVANSGLIVSPEFRHLGVATLIKDKVFALSRKKYPNAKIFGLTTGLAVMKINSDLGYKPVIYSELTQDEEFWNGCKSCVNYDILMKKERKNCLCTAMLFVPDNTKNSTENNQSENRYNNEQESSFSI
- a CDS encoding IS1/IS1595 family N-terminal zinc-binding domain-containing protein, whose translation is MENRCPKCNTDKVVKSGIVNNKQRFLCKDCNYYFTVKKLGKQIDDYYVTKALQLYLEGLSFREIERIIGVSHVTISSWIKKYNITRPPHSEFHPVYKILKQNELIDYMSKEENLKNSGLIITQFADKYMLIKWERFKK
- a CDS encoding porin, which gives rise to MKKLITFIGLALISNSLHAQGSPDYGSGLKINLNQQGDKYVRFILWDQFWLRNTQMNPGSMVGGEPTDNSWSLGNRRLRTLAYAQISKRYMILAHFGINNQTFINGGGSGTSGTGGYGNGKKPQLFFHDAWNEYAVFLPGEAGKFTLSLGAGLHYYMGLSRMTMASTLNFLTVDSPIFTWPLIDNSDQFARQLGMFAKGKYGKLEYRFSLNKPFATDLTPVNVTDPAKAVAVDNNGNPNFSKAGYVEYQFLDEESNVLPFKVGSYLGTKKVFNLGAGFYHQKDGTRTSVNSTVEKHDITLVAVDAFADIPLGNAKNKMAVSAYAGYYNYQFGPNYVRNLGIMNIAASDPNFTGSKAIAGVGNLQPTIGTGNIIYAQAGLLLPSQAEKPKIRIQPFAAYTHKNFEAFDKSSSQFDVGANWFIDGHHAKITTQYSTRPVYTSPTERPSSKGEFIVQFQIYL